In a genomic window of Thunnus thynnus chromosome 16, fThuThy2.1, whole genome shotgun sequence:
- the LOC137200436 gene encoding interferon-inducible GTPase 5-like has product MDNPFGHEPIEEIKEALQNNEHDVAVAKIQEYLDQQDKIPLHIGITGESGSGKSTFVNAFRGIDNKDERAAPTGCVETTSEATPYHHPNYPNVTLWDLPGIGTTKFPADKYLEHVEFEKFDFFIIISDTRFRENDVKLAQEIQKMRKKFYFVRSKIDHNLQDEERSQREFNAERTLAQIRKNCIQGLQEQGVDAPQVFLVSSFDLHLYDFHLLEKTLERELPAHKRNALLLAMPTVNLEIINKKKKALKSQIKYSATLSALVAAVPVPGLSFAVDISVIVCVVIKFAVGLGLDIPSLERLAQTTGVPLKDLMAVIISPLAATKITSDLIIKLLLQFATTTALMAAEEGSRFIPVIGIPIAMGFSFASTYRALNMFLNMLADDAQRVFRRALGLNISV; this is encoded by the exons ATGGATAATCCATTTGGTCATGAACCAATAGAAGAAATAAAGGAAGCACTGCAGAACAATGAACATGACGTAGCAGTTGCAAAGATCCAAGAGTATTTGGATCAGCAGGATAAGATTCCACTACATATTGGCATCACAGGAGAGTCTGGTTCTGGTAAATCCACCTTTGTGAATGCCTTCAGAGGCATAGACAACAAGGATGAGAGAGCCGCCCCTACTGGTTGTGTAGAGACCACCTCAGAGGCTACACCTTACCACCATCCAAACTATCCCAATGTTACATTATGGGATCTCCCTGGTATTGGCACCACCAAATTTCCTGCTGACAAGTACCTGGAGCATGTTGAATTTGAGAAGTTTgacttcttcatcatcatctctgacACTCGCTTCAGAGAAAATGATGTGAAGCTCGCTCAGGAGATTCAGAAGATGAGGAAAAAGTTCTACTTTGTTCGCTCAAAGATTGACCATAACTTACAGGATGAGGAAAGAAGTCAGAGGGAGTTCAATGCAGAAAGGACTCTGGCACAAATCAGGAAAAACTGCATTCAAG GTCTTCAAGAACAAGGTGTTGATGCTCCACAAGTCTTCCTGGTGTCCAGCTTTGATCTCCACCTGTATGATTTCCATCTGTTAGAGAAGACCTTAGAGAGAGAACTTCCTGCACACAAGAGGAATGCGCTGCTGTTGGCCATGCCCACTGTCAACCTAGAGAtcatcaacaagaagaaaaaggctTTAAAGTCACAAATAAAATACTCTGCCACACTATCTGCACTTGTAGCAGCAGTACCAGTCCCTGGGCTTTCTTTTGCTGTTGACATAAGTGTGATAGTTTGTGTTGTTATAAAATTTGCAGTTGGGTTAGGTCTTGATATCCCATCACTGGAGAGACTTGCTCAAACCACAGGTGTGCCATTAAAAGATCTGATGGCTGTCATCATTTCACCACTGGCTGCAACAAAAATAACCTCTGATCTTATCATCAAGCTGTTATTGCAATTTGCAACCACAACTGCATTAATGGCAGCAGAGGAAGGGTCCAGATTCATTCCAGTGATTGGGATCCCAATTGCAATGGGCTTCTCTTTTGCCTCAACCTACAGAGCTCTGAATATGTTTCTCAACATGCTCGCTGATGATGCACAGAGAGTATTTAGAAGGGCCCTGGGTTTGAACATCTCAGTGTGA
- the LOC137200438 gene encoding interferon-inducible GTPase 5-like, with protein MDNPLAYEPIEEIKEALQNNEHDVAVAKIQEYLDQQNNIPLHIGITGESGSGKSTFVNAFRGIKNNDKGAAPTGCVETTSEVKSYHHPNYPNVTLWDLPGIGTTNFPAYKYLEHVEFEKFDFFIIISDTRFRENDVKLAQEIRKMGKKFYFVRSKIDNDIHNEGRSHGKVNAERTLAQIRENCIQGLQKQHFEAPQVFLVSSFDLHLYDFHLLQKTLEEEIPAHKRNALLFAMPIVNLEIINKKKEALKSQIEYYAGLSALVAAVPVPGLSFAVDIGVIVCVVIKFAVGLGLDIPSLERLAQTTGVPFEDLLAVIISPLAATKITSDLMMKLLLQFATTSALMAAEEVCRFIPVIGIPIAMGFSFASTYRVLNTFLNMLADDAQRVFKKALGLNTSV; from the exons ATGGATAATCCACTTGCTTATGAACCAATAGAAGAAATAAAGGAAGCACTGCAGAACAATGAACATGACGTAGCAGTTGCAAAGATCCAAGAGTATTTGGATCAGCAGAATAACATTCCACTACATATTGGCATCACAGGAGAGTCTGGTTCTGGTAAATCCACCTTTGTGAATGCCTTCAGAGGcataaaaaacaatgacaagGGAGCCGCCCCTACTGGTTGTGTAGAGACCACCTCAGAGGTTAAATCTTACCACCATCCAAACTATCCCAATGTTACATTATGGGATCTCCCTGGTATTGGCACCACCAACTTTCCTGCTTACAAGTACCTGGAGCATGTTGAATTTGAGAAGTTTgacttcttcatcatcatctctgacACTCGCTTCAGAGAAAATGATGTGAAGCTCGCTCAGGAGATTCGGAAGATGGGGAAAAAGTTCTACTTTGTTCGCTCAAAGATTGACAACGATATACACAATGAGGGAAGAAGTCATGGGAAGGTCAATGCAGAAAGGACTCTGGCACAAATCAGGGAAAACTGCATTCAAG GTcttcaaaaacaacattttgaggCTCCACAGGTCTTCCTGGTGTCCAGCTTTGATCTCCACCTGTATGATTTCCATCTGTTACAGAAGACCTTAGAGGAAGAAATTCCTGCACACAAGAGGAATGCGCTGCTGTTTGCCATGCCCATTGTCAACCTAGAGATCATCAACAAGAAGAAAGAGGCTTTAAAGTCACAAATAGAATACTATGCCGGACTATCTGCACTTGTAGCAGCAGTACCAGTCCCTGGGCTTTCTTTTGCTGTTGACATAGGTGTGATCGTTTGTGTTGTTATAAAATTTGCAGTTGGGTTAGGTCTTGATATCCCATCACTGGAGAGACTTGCTCAAACCACAGGTGTGCCATTTGAAGATCTGTTGGCTGTCATCATTTCACCACTGGCTGCAACAAAAATAACCTCTGATCTTATGATGAAGCTGTTATTGCAATTTGCAACCACATCTGCATTAATGGCAGCAGAGGAAGTGTGCAGATTCATTCCAGTGATTGGGATCCCAATTGCAATGGGCTTCTCTTTTGCCTCAACCTACAGAGTTCTGAATACTTTCCTCAACATGCTCGCTGACGATGCACAGAGAGTATTCAAGAAGGCCCTGGGTTTGAACACCTCGGTGTGA
- the LOC137200435 gene encoding interferon-inducible GTPase 5-like → MDDPFDSYPDIEKIKEELLNNGPAAAAEKVQEYLKKLNDIPLNIGITGESGSGKSTFVNAFRGIDNRDERAAPTGCVETTSEVTPYHHPNYPNVTLWDLPGIGTTNFPADKYLEHVGFEKFDFFIIISDTRFRENDVRLAQEIRRMEKKFYFVRSKIDNDLRNEERCQREFNAERTLAQIRKNCIQGLQKQGVEAPQVFLVSSFDLHLYDFHLLEETLERELPAHKRNALLLAMPTVSQEIINKKKEALQAKIKYLACLSALIASVPVPGLSVAIDLTSLANAVIEYQVTFGLDSGSLQKLALSARVPVDDLKAVMTSPLAGKEITKELIIKLVSLSVSGAALMAAEEGSRYIPMFGIPAAMALSFTSTYNSLNTFLNMVADDAQRVFKKALGLNTSV, encoded by the exons ATGGATGATCCATTTGATTCATATCCAGATATTGAAAAAATTAAAGAAGAGCTGCTAAACAATGgccctgctgcagcagctgaaaaGGTTCAAGAATACTTGAAAAAACTAAACGACATTCCACTAAATATTGGCATCACAGGAGAGTCTGGTTCTGGTAAATCTACCTTTGTGAATGCCTTCAGAGGCATAGACAACAGGGATGAGAGAGCCGCCCCTACTGGTTGTGTAGAGACCACCTCAGAGGTTACACCTTACCACCATCCAAACTATCCCAATGTTACATTATGGGATCTCCCTGGTATTGGCACCACCAACTTTCCTGCTGACAAGTACCTGGAGCATGttggatttgagaagtttgacttcttcatcatcatctctgacACTCGCTTCAGAGAAAATGATGTGAGGCTCGCTCAGGAGATTCGAAGGATGGAGAAAAAGTTCTACTTTGTTCGCTCAAAGATTGACAACGATCTACGCAATGAGGAAAGATGTCAGAGGGAGTTCAATGCAGAAAGGACTCTGGCACAAATCAGGAAAAACTGCATTCAAG GTCTTCAAAAACAAGGTGTTGAGGCTCCACAGGTCTTCCTGGTGTCCAGCTTTGATCTCCACCTGTATGATTTCCATCTGTTAGAGGAGACCTTAGAGAGAGAACTTCCTGCACACAAGAGGAATGCTCTGCTGTTGGCCATGCCCACTGTCAGCCAAGAGATCATCAACAAGAAGAAAGAGGCTTTACAGgccaaaataaaatatcttgCATGTTTGTCTGCGCTCATAGCATCTGTACCAGTTCCTGGGCTCTCTGTTGCTATTGATCTGACCAGTCTGGCTAATGCTGTCATAGAATACCAAGTTACTTTTGGTCTTGATAGTGGGTCATTGCAGAAACTTGCTCTTAGTGCACGTGTGCCTGTGGATGATCTTAAAGCAGTGATGACATCACCACTGGCTGGTAAAGAAATAACCAAAGAGCTTATCATTAAGCTAGTGTCTTTGTCTGTAAGTGGAGCTGCATTAATGGCAGCAGAAGAAGGATCCAGATACATTCCAATGTTTGGAATCCCAGCTGCAATGGCCCTCTCTTTTACCTCCACCTACAACAGTCTGAATACTTTCCTCAACATGGTCGCTGACGATGCACAGAGAGTATTCAAGAAGGCCCTGGGTTTGAACACCTCGGTGTGA
- the LOC137200437 gene encoding interferon-inducible GTPase 5-like, which yields MDNPFGYEPIEEIKEALRNNEPAEAAAKIQEYLDQQNKIPLHIGITGESGSGKSSFVNAFRGIDNRDERAAPTGCVETTSEVTPYHHPNYPNVTLWDLPGIGTTNFPADKYLEHVGFEKFDFFIIISDTRFRENDVKLAQEIQKMRKKFYFVRSKIDNDLRNEERCQREFNAERTLAQIRENCIQGLQKQGVEAPQVFLVSSFDLHLYDFHLLEETLERELPAHKRNALLLAMPTVSQEIINKKKEALQAKIKYLACLSALIASVPVPGLSVAIDLTSLANAVIEYQVTFGLDSGSLQKLALSARVPVDDLKAVMTSPLAGKEITKELIIKLVSLSVSGAALMAADEGSRYIPMFGIPAAMALSFASTYNSLNTFLNMLADDAQRVFKKALGLNTSV from the exons ATGGATAATCCATTTGGTTATGAACCAATAGAAGAAATAAAGGAAGCACTGAGGAACAATGAACCTGCAGAAGCAGCTGCAAAGATCCAAGAGTATTTGGATCAGCAGAATAAGATTCCACTACATATTGGCATCACAGGAGAGTCTGGTTCTGGTAAATCCTCCTTTGTGAATGCCTTCAGAGGCATAGACAACAGGGATGAGAGAGCCGCCCCTACTGGTTGTGTAGAGACCACCTCAGAGGTTACACCTTACCACCATCCAAACTATCCCAATGTTACATTATGGGATCTCCCTGGTATTGGCACCACCAACTTTCCTGCTGACAAGTACCTGGAGCATGttggatttgagaagtttgacttcttcatcatcatctctgacACTCGCTTCAGAGAAAATGATGTGAAGCTCGCTCAGGAGATTCAGAAGATGAGGAAAAAGTTCTACTTTGTTCGCTCAAAGATTGACAACGATCTACGCAATGAGGAAAGATGTCAGAGGGAGTTCAATGCAGAAAGGACTCTGGCACAAATTAGGGAAAACTGCATTCAAG GTCTTCAAAAACAAGGTGTTGAGGCTCCACAGGTCTTCCTGGTGTCCAGCTTTGATCTCCACCTGTATGATTTCCATCTGTTAGAGGAGACCTTAGAGAGAGAACTTCCTGCACACAAGAGGAATGCTCTGCTGTTGGCCATGCCCACTGTCAGCCAAGAGATCATCAACAAGAAGAAAGAGGCTTTACAGgccaaaataaaatatcttgCATGTTTGTCTGCGCTCATAGCATCTGTACCAGTTCCTGGGCTCTCTGTTGCTATTGATCTGACCAGTCTGGCTAATGCTGTCATAGAATACCAAGTTACTTTTGGTCTTGATAGTGGGTCATTGCAGAAACTTGCTCTTAGTGCACGTGTGCCTGTGGATGATCTTAAAGCAGTGATGACATCACCACTGGCTGGTAAAGAAATAACCAAAGAGCTTATCATTAAGCTAGTGTCTTTGTCTGTAAGTGGAGCTGCATTAATGGCAGCAGATGAAGGATCCAGATACATTCCAATGTTTGGAATCCCAGCTGCAATGGCCCTCTCTTTTGCCTCCACCTACAACAGTCTGAATACTTTCCTCAACATGCTCGCTGACGATGCACAGAGAGTATTCAAGAAGGCCCTGGGTTTGAACACCTCGGTGTGA
- the LOC137200439 gene encoding interferon-gamma-inducible GTPase 10-like yields the protein MDNPFGHEPIEEIKEALQNNEHDVAVAKIQEYLDQQDKIPLHIGITGESGSGKSTFVNAFRGIDNKDERAAPTGCVETTSEVTPYHHPNYPNVTLWDLPGIGTTKFPADKYLEHVGFEKFDFFIIISATRFRENDVKLTQEIQKMGKKFYFVHSKIDNDLRNEERSQREFNAERTLAQIRENCIQGLQKQGVEAPQVFLVSSFDLHLYDFHLLEETLERELPAHKRNALLLILWMILKQ from the exons ATGGATAATCCATTTGGTCATGAACCAATAGAAGAAATAAAGGAAGCACTGCAGAACAATGAACATGACGTAGCAGTTGCAAAGATCCAAGAGTATTTGGATCAGCAGGATAAGATTCCACTACATATTGGCATCACAGGAGAGTCTGGTTCTGGTAAATCCACCTTTGTGAATGCCTTCAGAGGCATAGACAACAAGGATGAGAGAGCCGCCCCTACTGGTTGTGTAGAGACCACCTCAGAGGTTACACCTTACCACCATCCAAACTATCCCAATGTTACATTATGGGATCTCCCTGGTATTGGCACCACCAAATTTCCTGCTGACAAGTACCTGGAGCATGttggatttgagaagtttgacttcttcatcatcatctctgcAACTCGCTTCAGAGAAAATGATGTGAAGCTCACTCAGGAGATTCAGAAGATGGGGAAAAAGTTCTACTTTGTTCACTCAAAGATTGACAACGATCTACGCAATGAGGAAAGAAGTCAGAGGGAGTTCAATGCAGAAAGGACTCTGGCACAAATCAGGGAAAACTGCATTCAAG GTCTTCAAAAACAAGGTGTTGAGGCTCCACAGGTCTTCCTGGTGTCCAGCTTTGATCTCCACCTGTATGATTTCCATCTGTTAGAGGAGACCTTAGAGAGAGAACTTCCTGCACACAAGAGGAATGCTCTGCTGTTAATCCTGTGGATGATCTTAAAACAGTGA